A portion of the Chondrinema litorale genome contains these proteins:
- a CDS encoding ABC transporter permease, protein MVLFIRLFTESFLFAVSALRENLLRTILSLLGVTVGIFAIIAVLTLVDTLDKSIKKSLSFLGSNVLYVEKWPWLFEDNYPWWKYYNRPYPTYEEYVYLQNNLTWAQAVSIYDQKGGAVLKYRNNSIGDADVIGASYTHNQVGDFEVEQGRYFSPQEADKAKNVVVIGTNIAESLFGQAEPLGKILKIKGIKFQVIGLLKKKGENLLDAPSNDDIAIIPFKSLMKMYASRSRGISPTIAIKGKADDKDLIEVENEAKGLLRGFRGLRPIEDDSFAMNRPEAIASVLDGIISVLTIAGWCIGSFSILVGGFGIANIMFVSVKERTNLIGIQKSLGAKNYFILLQFLFESIFLSFLGGATGLLLVNFLALFSTETFVISLSFKNIVLGMSVSLLIGIISGLIPAVSASRMDPVIAIRSK, encoded by the coding sequence ATGGTTTTATTTATTAGACTTTTTACGGAGAGTTTTCTATTCGCAGTAAGTGCTTTAAGAGAAAACCTTCTTCGCACTATACTATCTTTACTAGGAGTAACAGTTGGTATTTTTGCAATTATAGCTGTACTCACTTTAGTAGACACCCTGGATAAAAGTATTAAAAAAAGCTTATCTTTTCTTGGAAGTAATGTTTTATATGTTGAAAAATGGCCATGGCTATTTGAAGACAATTACCCTTGGTGGAAATATTACAACCGCCCTTACCCTACTTACGAAGAATACGTCTATCTACAAAATAACCTCACTTGGGCTCAAGCTGTTTCTATTTATGATCAAAAAGGTGGAGCTGTACTTAAATACAGGAATAATAGTATAGGTGATGCTGATGTAATTGGCGCAAGCTATACACATAACCAAGTTGGAGATTTCGAAGTTGAACAAGGTCGTTACTTTAGCCCGCAAGAAGCCGATAAAGCTAAAAATGTAGTAGTTATAGGAACAAATATCGCTGAGTCACTTTTTGGTCAGGCAGAGCCTTTAGGTAAGATACTAAAGATAAAAGGTATTAAATTTCAGGTAATTGGCCTATTAAAAAAGAAAGGTGAAAACTTACTAGATGCACCAAGCAACGACGATATCGCCATTATACCTTTTAAAAGCCTTATGAAAATGTATGCTTCTAGAAGCAGAGGTATAAGCCCCACAATTGCCATAAAGGGAAAAGCTGACGATAAAGATTTAATCGAAGTTGAGAATGAAGCCAAAGGTTTACTACGAGGCTTTAGAGGCTTAAGACCTATTGAAGATGACAGTTTTGCAATGAACAGACCTGAAGCTATCGCTTCTGTTTTAGATGGTATTATAAGTGTGCTTACCATTGCAGGCTGGTGTATTGGTAGTTTTTCTATCCTCGTTGGTGGATTCGGCATTGCTAACATTATGTTTGTTTCGGTTAAAGAAAGAACAAACTTGATCGGCATTCAAAAATCTTTAGGAGCAAAAAATTACTTTATACTTCTACAGTTTTTGTTTGAATCAATATTCCTCAGTTTTCTAGGAGGTGCCACAGGCTTATTACTAGTCAATTTCTTAGCACTTTTCTCCACCGAAACATTTGTCATCTCATTATCATTTAAAAATATCGTATTGGGAATGAGTGTTTCTTTACTAATTGGAATTATTTCTGGATTAATTCCGGCAGTTTCGGCATCGAGAATGGATCCAGTAATTGCCATCAGATCTAAATAA
- a CDS encoding mannose-1-phosphate guanylyltransferase, whose protein sequence is MNNNYVIIMAGGIGSRFWPFSRKKHPKQFQDILGIGKTLLQLTAERFKGICPDENIYIVTNEDYYDLVKEQLPFMTDDQILLEPVMRNTAPCIAYASYKIAEKNPDANLIISPADHLILKEEEFKRCVKSVLEITAEHEILATLGIQPSRPDTGYGYIQMLADDTIGDLQRVKTFTEKPNLQLAQEFLDSGDFVWNSGIFIWKAKTINENFAKYQPEIAQLFTDICDKYYTEDEKEAIKVTYYQCKNISIDYGIMENAEKVYVLKSDFGWSDLGTWKSLYEVSDKNENGNVLHGNTMTIDTKDTIVKMGSDRLAVVQGLDNFIVAENDNVLLICHKDQEQKIKQFLSEVKEKKGEQYG, encoded by the coding sequence ATGAACAATAATTATGTTATTATTATGGCTGGAGGTATTGGCAGCCGCTTTTGGCCTTTCAGTCGAAAAAAACATCCAAAGCAGTTTCAAGATATTCTTGGCATAGGTAAAACATTGCTTCAATTAACAGCAGAGCGTTTTAAAGGCATCTGTCCAGATGAAAATATTTACATAGTTACCAATGAAGACTACTATGATCTGGTAAAAGAACAATTGCCATTTATGACAGACGACCAAATACTTCTGGAGCCTGTTATGAGAAATACCGCCCCTTGTATAGCTTATGCTAGTTATAAAATTGCTGAAAAGAATCCTGATGCTAACCTTATTATTTCTCCAGCAGATCACCTTATTTTAAAAGAAGAAGAATTTAAAAGGTGTGTAAAATCGGTGCTTGAAATTACTGCTGAACATGAAATTTTAGCAACACTTGGTATTCAACCTAGTAGACCAGATACTGGTTATGGTTATATTCAAATGTTAGCAGATGATACAATAGGTGATTTGCAAAGAGTAAAAACCTTTACTGAAAAACCTAATCTGCAATTAGCTCAAGAATTTTTAGATAGTGGTGATTTTGTTTGGAACTCAGGTATATTTATCTGGAAAGCAAAAACCATTAATGAAAACTTTGCTAAATATCAGCCAGAAATAGCTCAGTTATTTACTGATATCTGCGATAAGTATTATACAGAAGACGAAAAAGAAGCTATTAAAGTAACTTACTACCAGTGTAAAAATATTTCTATTGATTACGGAATCATGGAAAACGCTGAGAAAGTATATGTACTTAAAAGTGATTTTGGCTGGTCTGATCTTGGAACTTGGAAGTCTTTATACGAAGTATCTGATAAAAATGAGAATGGTAATGTATTGCATGGTAATACAATGACTATCGATACAAAAGATACCATTGTTAAAATGGGTTCTGACAGGTTAGCTGTAGTGCAAGGTTTAGATAACTTTATAGTAGCTGAAAACGACAATGTATTGTTGATATGCCATAAAGATCAAGAGCAAAAAATTAAGCAGTTCTTGAGTGAAGTAAAAGAGAAGAAAGGAGAGCAGTACGGCTAA
- a CDS encoding LysM peptidoglycan-binding domain-containing protein, which translates to MLLLIFLLFADPVFSNPKQADISESTLLQDSIHVVQKGETLYALSKKYNVTVKELQNWNELSGASINTGQSLIVYKKPEVTEEIKETNKVEFPQDSIHVVNSGEFASGIASKYNIGLSDLISWNKLKSPDNIYPGQKLKLYPPVQITNPEKTESESREIKPKVTLTTDTTTKTLNPNSGLVSTEQNTHDEAKNLTYDFTPGGIKTVLNVLVLVLLIVVFVYNIHK; encoded by the coding sequence ATGTTACTTTTAATATTCTTATTGTTTGCCGATCCTGTTTTTAGCAACCCAAAACAGGCTGATATTTCTGAGTCCACATTGCTACAAGATAGCATTCACGTAGTACAAAAAGGTGAAACTTTGTATGCTCTTTCTAAAAAATACAATGTTACAGTTAAAGAGCTTCAAAACTGGAATGAGCTTTCTGGAGCCAGTATTAATACAGGACAATCTCTAATAGTTTATAAAAAACCAGAAGTTACTGAAGAAATTAAAGAAACTAATAAAGTTGAATTTCCTCAGGATAGTATTCATGTAGTAAATTCTGGTGAGTTTGCTTCTGGTATTGCATCTAAATATAATATCGGATTAAGCGACTTAATAAGCTGGAATAAACTAAAGAGCCCTGATAATATTTATCCGGGACAGAAATTAAAGCTGTATCCTCCAGTACAAATCACTAATCCTGAAAAAACAGAGAGTGAAAGTCGGGAAATAAAACCTAAAGTGACTCTAACTACTGATACTACTACTAAGACTCTTAATCCAAATTCTGGATTGGTAAGTACTGAGCAAAACACACATGATGAGGCTAAAAACCTCACCTACGATTTTACTCCGGGCGGTATCAAAACTGTTTTAAATGTATTAGTTCTTGTATTACTAATTGTTGTATTCGTTTACAACATCCACAAATAG
- the recF gene encoding DNA replication/repair protein RecF (All proteins in this family for which functions are known are DNA-binding proteins that assist the filamentation of RecA onto DNA for the initiation of recombination or recombinational repair.), giving the protein MFLESIQLMNFKNYEEFEMSFSKDINCVVGPNGVGKTNLLDAVYYLCMTKSAFPGTEQLNIKHEQQFFLNKGSFQCDDETECIVQCAYKKGDKKSVKLNKKEYEKLSQHIGRFPCVLMTPYDTDLVREGSESRRKFFDNTLSQTDSTYLDALIQHNHFLKQRNNLLKQFAEKRFTDKALLETYNSMMCPHAKIIHQKRSAFIDQFNPLFLRYYTQLGESKEAMSIAYKSSLTETIYEEILKVNLHKDLALQRTCEGIHKDDFIFSMGEFPLKKVGSQGQQKSFVIALKLAQYEWIVKNKGLKAILLLDDIFDKLDDNRIAHLLNILAEGDFGQIFISDARPERSEKLLDKIGREVKFFNIESILNKY; this is encoded by the coding sequence ATGTTTTTGGAGAGCATACAATTAATGAACTTTAAAAATTACGAAGAATTCGAAATGAGTTTTTCTAAGGATATTAATTGTGTAGTTGGTCCAAATGGGGTTGGAAAAACAAACTTATTGGATGCAGTTTATTATCTGTGTATGACTAAAAGTGCTTTTCCAGGTACAGAGCAGCTAAATATTAAACACGAGCAGCAATTTTTTTTAAACAAAGGAAGCTTTCAGTGCGATGATGAGACAGAGTGTATTGTACAGTGTGCTTACAAAAAGGGGGATAAAAAATCTGTTAAGCTTAACAAAAAAGAATACGAAAAGCTAAGCCAGCATATTGGTAGGTTTCCCTGTGTTTTAATGACTCCTTACGATACCGATTTGGTAAGAGAGGGAAGTGAAAGCCGCAGAAAGTTTTTTGATAATACACTCTCTCAAACAGATAGTACTTACCTAGATGCCCTTATCCAGCACAATCATTTTTTAAAACAGCGAAACAATCTACTTAAACAATTCGCAGAAAAGAGATTTACAGACAAAGCTCTTTTAGAAACCTATAATAGTATGATGTGCCCTCATGCTAAAATAATACATCAGAAGAGGTCGGCTTTTATAGATCAATTTAATCCTTTATTTTTAAGGTATTACACACAATTGGGTGAGTCGAAAGAAGCTATGTCTATTGCTTATAAGTCTTCACTTACAGAAACTATATACGAAGAAATTTTAAAAGTAAATCTTCATAAAGACTTGGCCTTGCAAAGAACCTGTGAGGGAATCCACAAAGATGACTTTATTTTTTCAATGGGAGAGTTTCCTTTAAAGAAAGTGGGGTCTCAGGGGCAGCAAAAGTCATTTGTAATTGCATTAAAGTTGGCACAATACGAATGGATTGTAAAAAATAAAGGCTTAAAAGCTATTCTTCTACTTGATGATATCTTTGATAAACTAGATGATAATAGGATTGCTCACTTATTAAATATTTTGGCTGAAGGGGATTTTGGTCAAATATTTATTAGCGATGCTAGACCAGAAAGATCGGAGAAATTATTAGATAAAATTGGAAGAGAAGTGAAATTTTTTAATATAGAATCTATACTAAATAAATACTAA
- a CDS encoding D-alanyl-D-alanine carboxypeptidase → MKIINYSLLASLLLLFSFSRNANAQKLNTGDIRLMIDTATDLKQSFTGFVLYDPKKDEMLFENYPDKYFTPASNTKLYTFYSATKILGDSIPTLGYKIQGDSLIFWATGYPLLLHPEFNDSTALNFLASRKEKLFYYDRPSTDKRFGPGWSWDDYTSYYSSEKSKFPIYGNHINFRIKGSLDSLLVFPEEFKENIVVKEGEAPSEFWPLYREESENTYYYYPEADTFKSGRDVKMPFMYSEDLFIGLLENALHKKIKKFESNEILHGDLLQTAETDTLYRKMLRESDNFLAEQIMMMCSSELSDTLGIDLGIDWVIENFMEDFPDEPIWVDGSGLSRYNMFTPRTTVRLLTELLKTPGKEKLFDFLPAGGYTGTIENWYKGKDGPYVYAKTGTLSNNHCLSGYVLTKKKKTLIFSFMLNHYIVYTSRTKKVMQQVLEYIYEHY, encoded by the coding sequence ATGAAGATAATAAACTACTCACTACTGGCTTCTCTTTTACTTCTTTTTTCTTTTAGCCGAAATGCAAATGCTCAAAAACTGAATACTGGAGATATCAGATTAATGATAGATACAGCAACTGATCTAAAGCAAAGTTTTACAGGTTTTGTACTCTACGATCCCAAAAAGGATGAAATGCTTTTCGAGAATTATCCAGATAAATATTTCACTCCCGCATCAAACACAAAGCTTTACACTTTTTATTCAGCCACAAAGATTTTAGGCGACTCTATTCCAACTTTAGGATATAAAATTCAAGGCGATTCTCTAATATTTTGGGCAACAGGTTATCCATTGCTTTTACATCCTGAATTTAATGATAGCACAGCCTTAAATTTTTTAGCATCACGCAAAGAAAAACTCTTTTATTACGATCGGCCGTCAACTGATAAGAGGTTTGGTCCAGGTTGGAGCTGGGATGATTATACATCATATTATTCATCAGAAAAGTCTAAGTTCCCGATTTACGGAAATCATATCAATTTTAGAATTAAAGGAAGTTTAGATTCGCTATTGGTGTTTCCAGAAGAGTTTAAAGAAAATATAGTTGTAAAAGAGGGAGAAGCACCTAGTGAGTTTTGGCCTTTATATCGTGAAGAATCTGAAAATACTTATTACTATTATCCAGAAGCAGATACTTTTAAATCTGGCAGAGATGTAAAAATGCCTTTTATGTATTCTGAAGATTTGTTTATTGGTTTACTTGAGAATGCTTTACACAAGAAAATTAAGAAGTTTGAGTCGAATGAGATTTTACATGGGGATTTACTACAAACTGCAGAAACAGACACATTATATAGGAAAATGCTGAGAGAAAGTGACAATTTCTTAGCAGAGCAAATTATGATGATGTGTTCTTCTGAATTATCTGACACATTGGGAATTGACTTGGGAATAGACTGGGTGATAGAAAACTTTATGGAAGATTTTCCTGATGAACCGATCTGGGTAGATGGTTCAGGACTTTCTAGATATAACATGTTTACACCTAGAACCACGGTAAGGCTTTTAACAGAATTATTAAAAACACCCGGTAAAGAAAAGCTGTTTGATTTTTTGCCAGCGGGTGGTTATACCGGTACAATCGAAAACTGGTATAAAGGAAAAGATGGTCCTTATGTTTATGCTAAAACTGGAACACTATCAAATAATCATTGTTTGAGTGGATATGTATTGACAAAAAAGAAAAAAACTCTCATTTTTAGTTTTATGCTCAATCACTATATTGTGTATACTTCTAGAACTAAAAAAGTAATGCAACAAGTTTTGGAATATATCTATGAGCATTATTGA
- a CDS encoding M14 family metallopeptidase has translation MKKLTFLLSIQLIICSMAWGQDDFSKQLFEKYDKYLEKSVAHQYLKREDIAPLIDNLKKNDLFKVSKLGESVEGREISLIECGTGPIKVLLWSQMHGNEPTATMALMDIFNFLAKSDQFDDVRKDILEKTTLYFVPMLNPDGAEKYQRRNALDLDLNRDALRLQSPEANILKDIRDKTDADFGFNLHDQSTLYSAGVSENQASISFLAPAYNWEKDVNESRGNAMKIIAQMNKTLQEYIPGKVGKYDDTFEPRAFGDNIQKWGTSTILIETGGYPNDVEKQFLRKMNFIGILTSLKSIANKEYASESIDNYYSIPDNKRYLYDLVIRNAQVEFYGNLYTMDIGINRSKGHEGDSKETMFRGYIAEFGDMSTFFGYNEFDASGLVATPGKISDDKKVKLKAKQLAKLHKEGVVAIPNEKGIASSYINQPINLYNDEKPEFKVRLGSSANFSLQRNGEVKAVVINGFLYLVEDQKEYNGNGVIMK, from the coding sequence ATGAAAAAACTAACATTTTTACTTTCCATCCAACTTATCATTTGCAGCATGGCTTGGGGACAAGATGACTTTAGCAAACAACTTTTTGAAAAATATGATAAGTATTTGGAGAAAAGTGTGGCTCATCAATACCTCAAAAGAGAAGACATTGCTCCACTTATCGATAACCTAAAAAAGAATGATCTTTTTAAAGTAAGTAAACTAGGAGAGTCTGTAGAAGGTAGAGAAATATCTTTAATCGAATGCGGGACTGGACCTATAAAAGTACTTCTATGGTCTCAAATGCATGGTAACGAACCTACAGCTACCATGGCACTAATGGATATTTTTAATTTTTTGGCAAAGTCAGATCAGTTTGATGATGTGAGAAAAGATATATTGGAGAAAACTACATTATATTTTGTACCAATGCTTAACCCAGATGGTGCAGAAAAATATCAAAGACGAAATGCACTCGATCTTGATCTTAACAGAGATGCATTGAGGCTACAATCTCCCGAAGCTAATATTTTGAAAGACATAAGAGACAAAACTGATGCTGATTTTGGCTTTAACTTGCACGACCAAAGCACCTTATATAGTGCTGGTGTTTCGGAGAATCAGGCATCTATTTCATTTTTAGCACCAGCGTATAATTGGGAAAAAGATGTAAATGAAAGTCGTGGAAATGCAATGAAAATTATCGCCCAAATGAACAAGACATTGCAAGAGTATATTCCGGGTAAAGTGGGTAAATACGATGATACTTTTGAGCCAAGAGCTTTTGGAGATAATATTCAAAAATGGGGAACTAGTACCATCTTAATAGAAACAGGTGGTTACCCAAATGATGTTGAAAAGCAGTTTTTAAGAAAAATGAATTTTATTGGCATTCTCACCTCTCTAAAAAGTATTGCTAATAAAGAATATGCATCTGAAAGTATAGATAATTACTACAGTATTCCAGATAATAAAAGATACCTGTACGATTTGGTTATAAGAAATGCACAAGTCGAGTTTTACGGTAACCTTTATACTATGGATATAGGTATTAACAGAAGTAAAGGCCATGAGGGCGATAGCAAAGAAACAATGTTTAGAGGTTACATAGCTGAGTTTGGAGACATGTCTACTTTTTTTGGTTACAATGAGTTTGATGCTTCTGGTTTGGTAGCTACTCCCGGGAAAATTTCTGATGATAAAAAAGTAAAACTTAAAGCCAAACAACTGGCTAAACTACATAAAGAAGGAGTTGTAGCAATACCAAATGAAAAGGGCATCGCTAGCTCTTACATCAACCAGCCAATTAACCTCTACAACGATGAAAAGCCCGAGTTTAAAGTTAGACTTGGTAGCTCAGCTAATTTTTCACTTCAAAGGAACGGTGAGGTAAAAGCAGTGGTAATTAATGGCTTTTTATACTTAGTAGAAGATCAGAAAGAATACAACGGTAATGGTGTTATCATGAAATAA
- a CDS encoding EI24 domain-containing protein — translation MNYFKQVTTGLSMYPKAYRFISEKKLWGSALFPGAVSLILLLVILYFAFNFSDDISVWLLSWTNVQNAETTFGHIIAFIALWLIRFILITIFYVSYKVLMINFMAPLLYLFSNEVLNSMHGKKTEAPIQWDVFIKELFKGIVDAVRILVKELFIIGLISILALVIPIFSPFAPLIIIAVESYFIGISMVDHTAAYRGYTVEEGRNLRKRNKGLSMGVGLGFTVLFLVPLFGVLVAPSLGITSACLGVEKVENN, via the coding sequence ATGAATTATTTTAAACAGGTAACAACCGGGCTTAGCATGTACCCGAAAGCATATCGGTTTATCTCTGAAAAAAAACTCTGGGGAAGTGCTTTATTCCCTGGAGCAGTAAGCTTAATACTTTTGTTGGTAATATTATACTTTGCCTTCAACTTTTCAGATGACATTTCAGTCTGGTTACTTTCCTGGACAAATGTTCAAAATGCAGAAACTACCTTTGGGCATATTATAGCATTTATTGCGCTTTGGCTTATCCGGTTTATTTTAATCACCATCTTTTATGTGAGTTATAAAGTATTGATGATCAACTTTATGGCGCCTTTGCTTTATTTGTTTTCGAATGAAGTACTTAACAGTATGCATGGTAAAAAAACTGAGGCACCAATTCAGTGGGATGTGTTTATAAAAGAACTGTTTAAAGGGATAGTTGATGCCGTGCGAATTTTAGTAAAAGAGCTTTTTATTATAGGCTTAATAAGCATTTTGGCACTAGTAATACCTATATTTTCACCATTTGCACCATTAATAATTATTGCAGTAGAAAGTTACTTTATAGGTATCTCTATGGTAGACCATACTGCTGCTTATAGAGGATATACTGTAGAAGAAGGCCGAAACTTGAGAAAGAGAAATAAAGGTTTATCTATGGGAGTAGGTTTGGGTTTTACTGTTTTGTTTTTAGTGCCTTTGTTTGGTGTATTAGTAGCACCAAGTTTAGGCATTACCAGTGCTTGTTTAGGAGTCGAAAAAGTTGAGAATAATTAG
- the queA gene encoding tRNA preQ1(34) S-adenosylmethionine ribosyltransferase-isomerase QueA yields MKLSAFRFDLPQELVAKYPTENRDDSRLMVLDRKTKTIEHKTFKDVVQYFDEGDVLVVNDTMVFPARLYGNKEKTGAKIEVFLLRELNVESHLWDVLVDPARKIRVGNKLYFGDGELVAEVIDNTTSRGRTIRFLFEGEDEEFYKLIDSLGDTPLPKDLGREAEPDDRERFQTIFAQNKGAVAAPTAGLHFTPQITKRMEIKGVDMASITLHVGLGTFREVDVEDLTKHKMDSENFNVPTKTVDIVNNALNNKKRVCAVGTTVMRSLEASVSAAEYLKENEGWTDKFIFPPYDFKICSGLITNFHKPMSTLLMMASAFGGYDFVMEAYETAIKEKYRFLDYGDAMLII; encoded by the coding sequence ATGAAACTTTCAGCGTTCAGATTTGATCTTCCTCAAGAATTAGTTGCCAAATATCCGACAGAAAATCGTGATGATTCGAGGCTAATGGTTCTAGACAGGAAAACAAAAACCATAGAGCACAAAACTTTTAAGGATGTAGTTCAATACTTCGACGAAGGAGATGTACTTGTTGTAAACGATACAATGGTATTTCCGGCCAGACTTTATGGAAATAAAGAAAAAACTGGAGCAAAAATCGAGGTTTTTCTCCTTCGCGAACTCAATGTAGAGTCACACTTATGGGATGTGCTGGTTGACCCAGCAAGAAAAATAAGAGTGGGTAATAAATTATACTTTGGAGACGGCGAGCTAGTGGCAGAAGTAATTGATAATACTACTTCTAGAGGTAGAACTATTCGTTTCCTTTTTGAAGGAGAAGACGAAGAGTTTTATAAACTTATCGATTCTTTAGGTGATACTCCTTTACCAAAAGATTTAGGAAGAGAAGCAGAACCAGACGATAGAGAACGTTTTCAGACTATTTTTGCGCAGAATAAAGGTGCTGTAGCAGCGCCAACTGCAGGTTTGCACTTTACGCCTCAAATTACCAAAAGAATGGAGATTAAAGGTGTAGACATGGCTTCTATAACACTACATGTTGGTTTAGGTACATTTAGAGAAGTAGATGTAGAAGACCTTACCAAGCACAAAATGGACTCTGAGAACTTTAATGTTCCAACCAAAACAGTTGATATTGTAAACAATGCACTCAATAATAAGAAAAGAGTTTGTGCGGTGGGCACTACTGTTATGCGTTCTTTAGAAGCTTCTGTTTCAGCTGCAGAATACTTAAAAGAAAATGAAGGTTGGACAGATAAATTTATCTTTCCTCCATACGATTTTAAAATCTGTAGTGGATTAATCACAAACTTCCATAAGCCTATGTCTACATTATTAATGATGGCATCAGCATTTGGTGGTTATGATTTTGTAATGGAAGCTTACGAGACTGCCATTAAAGAAAAATATCGTTTCCTAGATTATGGAGATGCAATGTTAATTATCTAA
- a CDS encoding DUF721 domain-containing protein, which yields MPLKYRFVPKKTTSYSSRKSVAHPIKDAIQSLLKSYHIDKKYNYTTIINSWEQLMGKTIASRTGRIFVKEGKLFVEIYSAPLKNDMKLSKAKIIDILNKHVGEVIIKDIIFL from the coding sequence ATGCCACTGAAGTACAGATTTGTTCCCAAAAAAACCACATCTTACTCTTCCAGAAAATCTGTAGCACATCCTATTAAAGATGCAATTCAATCTTTACTAAAGTCTTACCATATAGACAAAAAGTATAATTATACCACGATTATAAACTCTTGGGAGCAGTTAATGGGAAAAACAATTGCCAGTCGTACAGGTAGAATTTTTGTAAAAGAAGGAAAGTTGTTTGTGGAGATATATTCAGCTCCATTGAAGAACGACATGAAACTTTCTAAAGCAAAAATTATTGATATTTTAAACAAGCATGTTGGCGAGGTGATTATTAAAGATATTATTTTTTTATAA